A genomic stretch from Nocardia wallacei includes:
- a CDS encoding PPE domain-containing protein, with protein sequence MPPEINILRLLGGPGVFTTLISSATFSLAAAQLNATAATFDGSTSEMATTWQGLSSSNAQGAFRNYAAWLREQAAVAAEAGTLVDTMAGAFSAAQSEMSAVAAWLSSFRARETVMLAAAATMPGAAAGLVAMEAEYMAIWAAAAGVMGGYAGEVVPALAALPPPLTAPPIVTGGGSDPTQYLNIGDPPGPPGPPSTPPPGPTDPGGPPNGPTGTDGPTGTNDPTPNGDDLGSLGDKDPTDLRPTDPAGDSTTPTDAERLAPDMSSGGTGGDSGVNGIDGISADQQGFYGTSPYSTTLAGLNGGMGSLVGLGMLSGGVGQMSGASTGFRMPSNWNPGAGRAFGAVASEPSVGPAANRAPRRGVSAPEARMRRRRRDKEENKKSKVFVPGEFEEVPVLEKPPIVGVIEYADSDRRDDLAEQAVAVGVIEREEDDTPVALSERPR encoded by the coding sequence ATGCCACCGGAAATCAATATTCTGCGTCTGCTCGGCGGCCCGGGCGTATTCACGACACTGATCAGTTCGGCCACGTTCTCCTTGGCGGCGGCTCAGCTGAATGCCACCGCCGCTACTTTCGACGGCTCGACATCGGAAATGGCGACGACGTGGCAGGGGCTCTCCTCGAGTAATGCACAGGGTGCATTCCGCAATTACGCGGCGTGGCTGCGCGAACAAGCCGCCGTGGCCGCGGAGGCGGGGACACTCGTGGACACCATGGCCGGTGCGTTCTCCGCGGCACAGAGCGAGATGTCGGCGGTAGCCGCCTGGCTCAGCTCGTTCCGCGCTCGCGAAACGGTCATGCTCGCCGCCGCGGCGACGATGCCCGGCGCCGCGGCCGGCCTGGTGGCCATGGAGGCGGAGTACATGGCCATCTGGGCCGCGGCCGCCGGAGTGATGGGTGGTTATGCGGGCGAGGTGGTTCCGGCGCTGGCGGCGCTGCCGCCGCCGCTGACCGCGCCGCCCATCGTGACCGGCGGCGGTTCGGACCCGACGCAATACCTGAACATCGGCGACCCGCCCGGTCCGCCCGGCCCGCCCAGCACCCCGCCGCCCGGACCGACCGACCCGGGCGGTCCGCCCAACGGGCCGACCGGGACCGATGGGCCGACCGGGACGAACGATCCCACGCCCAACGGCGATGATCTCGGCTCGCTCGGCGACAAGGATCCGACCGATCTGCGGCCCACCGATCCGGCGGGGGATTCCACCACGCCGACCGATGCCGAGCGGCTGGCACCCGATATGAGTTCCGGTGGCACGGGCGGGGATTCGGGGGTCAACGGGATCGACGGCATCTCGGCGGATCAGCAGGGGTTCTACGGAACCTCGCCCTATTCGACCACGCTGGCCGGATTGAACGGCGGCATGGGCAGTCTCGTCGGGCTCGGCATGCTGAGCGGCGGCGTCGGCCAGATGTCGGGCGCATCGACCGGATTCCGGATGCCCTCCAACTGGAATCCCGGCGCGGGCCGCGCATTCGGCGCCGTGGCGAGCGAGCCGTCGGTCGGACCGGCGGCGAACCGGGCACCGCGCCGCGGTGTGTCGGCCCCCGAGGCGCGGATGCGCCGCCGTCGGCGGGACAAGGAGGAGAACAAGAAGTCGAAGGTGTTCGTACCCGGCGAATTCGAGGAGGTGCCGGTGCTCGAGAAGCCTCCGATCGTCGGCGTCATCGAATATGCCGACAGCGATCGCCGCGACGACTTGGCCGAACAAGCAGTGGCCGTGGGCGTGATCGAACGCGAAGAGGACGACACCCCCGTAGCCCTGTCAGAACGTCCCCGGTAA
- the mycP gene encoding type VII secretion-associated serine protease mycosin — protein MNPAGIGIRICAAVVVGVILGVAAGPAGALAPPEVIVGAAPPDGPPGPEVPMKQEDGCLATGLLPNSDTTQAPPPETSLELSRARALSRGAGVTVAVVDTGVTPNPRLPNLVGGGDYVAAGGDGLSDCDAHGTLVAGIIGAASDPADKFVGVAPEAQIISIRYRSNAFRPEKPDSSRENQSVIDIRTLARAITHAANLGAGVITVGLPVCVTADAQVDQSMLAAAIGYAVHVRGALIVAGAGNTSGTGCAQNPDVDPGRPSDPRNWRDVKTISAPGWFAPDVLTVGFTTASGTPMSGSLMGPWVGIAAPGAGIESLGPGGTQLINGVGSAGKLVPVGGASFAAAYVSGVAALLRSRFPSETPSEIMARLQVSAHGTPRGLDNLAGAGMIDPLAALSYRTPPKPPEDLYKRATLVIPDPPRPRDLKPLVVSAAIVVGTVLLGVGADGVLRRRR, from the coding sequence ATGAACCCTGCCGGAATCGGCATCCGGATCTGCGCGGCGGTGGTCGTCGGCGTGATCCTCGGCGTAGCGGCCGGTCCGGCGGGTGCGCTGGCGCCGCCGGAGGTGATCGTCGGGGCGGCGCCGCCGGACGGACCGCCGGGACCCGAGGTCCCGATGAAGCAGGAGGACGGCTGCCTGGCGACCGGTCTGCTGCCCAACAGCGACACCACACAGGCTCCGCCGCCGGAGACCTCGCTGGAGCTGTCGCGGGCGCGGGCGCTGAGCCGCGGCGCCGGGGTCACCGTGGCCGTGGTGGACACGGGAGTGACGCCGAACCCGCGGCTGCCCAACCTCGTCGGCGGCGGCGATTACGTCGCCGCGGGCGGCGACGGCCTGTCCGACTGCGACGCGCACGGCACCCTGGTCGCGGGGATCATCGGCGCGGCCTCCGATCCGGCCGACAAGTTCGTGGGCGTCGCGCCGGAGGCCCAGATCATCTCGATTCGCTACCGCTCCAACGCTTTTCGCCCGGAGAAGCCCGACTCGTCCCGAGAGAACCAGTCCGTGATCGACATCCGGACGCTGGCGCGGGCGATCACCCACGCCGCGAATCTCGGCGCGGGCGTGATCACCGTCGGCCTGCCGGTCTGTGTCACCGCCGACGCTCAGGTCGATCAGTCGATGCTGGCGGCCGCCATCGGCTACGCGGTGCACGTGCGCGGCGCGCTCATCGTGGCCGGCGCGGGCAATACCAGTGGCACGGGCTGCGCGCAGAACCCCGACGTCGACCCGGGACGGCCGAGCGACCCGCGCAACTGGCGGGACGTGAAGACGATCTCCGCGCCCGGCTGGTTCGCCCCCGATGTGCTGACCGTCGGGTTCACCACCGCGTCGGGAACGCCGATGTCGGGCTCGCTGATGGGACCGTGGGTCGGTATCGCCGCCCCGGGCGCCGGCATCGAGTCGCTCGGGCCCGGCGGCACCCAGCTCATCAACGGCGTCGGATCGGCGGGCAAGCTGGTGCCGGTGGGCGGAGCGTCGTTCGCGGCGGCGTACGTCAGCGGCGTGGCCGCCCTGCTGCGCTCGCGGTTCCCGTCCGAGACCCCGTCCGAGATCATGGCGCGGTTGCAGGTCAGCGCGCACGGCACGCCGCGTGGGCTGGACAACCTGGCCGGCGCCGGAATGATCGATCCGCTGGCCGCACTGAGCTACCGGACCCCACCCAAACCACCCGAGGACCTGTACAAGCGCGCCACGCTGGTGATCCCCGATCCACCGCGGCCGCGCGACTTGAAGCCGCTCGTGGTCTCGGCGGCGATCGTCGTGGGAACGGTGTTGCTGGGTGTGGGTGCGGACGGTGTACTGCGGAGGCGTAGGTGA
- the eccD gene encoding type VII secretion integral membrane protein EccD, whose translation MSTAVAGPAAASPTQASAEVARARIAVMVSSYQVDVVVPTKFTIETFMDDLLAVLSRAIDDENVDFAPPSGQWSLARPGELPMPRWRSLADHDVIDGTVLMLSAVESSEVFTPVVEDITDALALINEREFSEFDPRTVAVTGVSALGVGAVAAAALLSWSWMRSGSVLWCGLPALLLGLICWGAGFALRRRADGDMLCLGLVLSALPLLFAGGAMLVPAAYSEPGPFAAANIAAGAVMAATAAVTTLRLTKVSTTVLTAVLVIAIAVAIAALPMAYLEVSEQHMTGGAVFIGLILLTAAPRLAVVAARIRPPDLPDPGTEVAPATLTDIFDAETATADDPGPDRTEDDRRRSLRIEDRARLAVTSLRGLIIGSATVLSVATVLSAAASPGGIREIVLAAAVAGIVALRTRWYPDRIQAVALVIASAVTVVGVGAVLVGAYETPIARMVVVAVMAVAAAAACVAALRLPGVRLSPVTRRVIDLIEYALILVVPVLAFWIMGIYTAMRGI comes from the coding sequence GTGAGTACAGCGGTGGCCGGGCCGGCGGCGGCGTCGCCGACCCAGGCATCGGCGGAAGTGGCGCGAGCACGCATCGCGGTGATGGTGTCCTCGTACCAGGTCGACGTGGTGGTGCCGACCAAGTTCACGATCGAAACGTTCATGGACGACCTGCTCGCGGTCCTGTCGCGGGCGATCGATGACGAGAACGTCGACTTCGCTCCGCCCAGCGGGCAGTGGAGTCTCGCCCGTCCCGGCGAACTGCCGATGCCGCGCTGGCGCAGCCTCGCCGACCACGACGTCATCGACGGCACGGTGCTGATGTTGTCGGCCGTGGAGTCCTCCGAGGTGTTCACTCCGGTCGTCGAGGACATCACCGACGCGCTGGCATTGATCAACGAGCGCGAGTTCTCCGAATTCGACCCGCGCACGGTGGCCGTCACCGGTGTGTCCGCGCTGGGGGTCGGCGCCGTCGCCGCGGCCGCGCTGCTCTCGTGGTCGTGGATGCGGTCGGGTTCGGTCCTGTGGTGCGGGCTGCCGGCGTTGCTGCTCGGCCTGATCTGCTGGGGTGCGGGGTTCGCGCTGCGCCGCCGGGCCGACGGGGACATGCTGTGCCTCGGGCTGGTGCTGTCCGCGCTGCCGCTGCTGTTCGCCGGCGGCGCGATGCTGGTGCCGGCCGCCTACAGCGAACCCGGTCCGTTCGCCGCGGCCAATATCGCCGCGGGCGCCGTGATGGCAGCCACGGCGGCGGTGACGACGCTGCGCCTGACCAAGGTGAGTACGACGGTCCTGACGGCGGTGCTGGTGATCGCCATCGCCGTCGCTATCGCCGCGCTGCCGATGGCCTACCTCGAGGTGTCCGAGCAGCACATGACGGGCGGCGCGGTGTTCATCGGGCTGATCCTGCTGACCGCCGCACCGCGACTTGCCGTGGTGGCGGCCCGGATTCGGCCCCCCGACCTGCCCGACCCGGGCACCGAGGTGGCCCCGGCCACCCTGACCGACATCTTCGACGCCGAGACCGCCACGGCCGACGATCCGGGTCCCGACCGCACCGAGGACGATCGCCGCCGCTCGCTGCGCATCGAGGACCGCGCCCGGCTGGCGGTGACCAGCCTGCGCGGCCTGATCATCGGGTCGGCCACGGTGCTGTCGGTGGCGACCGTGCTCTCGGCCGCCGCGAGCCCCGGCGGCATCCGCGAGATCGTGCTGGCCGCGGCGGTCGCGGGCATCGTCGCGCTGCGCACGCGCTGGTACCCGGATCGCATTCAGGCCGTGGCCCTCGTCATCGCATCGGCGGTCACCGTGGTCGGGGTGGGCGCCGTGCTGGTCGGCGCCTACGAGACGCCGATCGCTCGCATGGTCGTGGTCGCAGTGATGGCGGTGGCCGCCGCCGCGGCCTGCGTGGCCGCGCTGCGGTTGCCGGGTGTGCGCCTGTCGCCGGTGACCCGCCGCGTCATCGATCTCATCGAGTACGCGCTGATCCTGGTCGTCCCGGTGCTCGCGTTCTGGATCATGGGGATCTACACCGCCATGCGAGGAATCTGA
- a CDS encoding PE domain-containing protein, with the protein MYLQVDSDHLSSIGTRLGVNATAMMESMLAAAPSAVPFPPGLDDVSLLITQVLAPYAESVFGVTAQGIELGATGAVTLPVVGQSYSGSDILSGEAVQAKGAAIGP; encoded by the coding sequence ATGTATCTCCAGGTAGATAGCGACCATCTCAGCAGCATCGGTACTCGGTTGGGTGTCAACGCCACCGCGATGATGGAGTCGATGCTGGCGGCGGCGCCATCGGCCGTGCCGTTCCCACCGGGTTTGGACGATGTCAGCCTGCTTATCACCCAGGTCCTGGCGCCCTATGCGGAATCCGTCTTCGGCGTGACCGCGCAGGGCATCGAGCTGGGCGCCACCGGCGCGGTGACCTTGCCCGTGGTCGGGCAGTCCTACTCCGGCAGCGACATCCTGAGTGGTGAGGCCGTACAGGCCAAGGGCGCGGCCATCGGACCGTAG
- a CDS encoding ESX secretion-associated protein EspG, giving the protein MSSTVHPAFLSADEGLEPEGDTAGPGAEGEPVAIDLNVDAALLLQGMVGIDSYPLVLALVSNVYRIEDQDRVNAVVAGQLAEAGILVGGGVHPTVEHWLQCLYRPDTELAVRVLDTGLDGQPAGMLRMSLVRSGETHVLAVRNDDHVVIQEVFQEGEQLDTLTAALTAALGPCPPVRFEPMRANSEQIAEVQAEPVEQRRQALLELGAQPHTAGVLDRVFDEVARRAEVVMIEHHDGRTADPANALTVLDTLSGRVVVTPSVAVDGTVWATYSPGDDAALQAGIAALVELLPNRSWFATSRTG; this is encoded by the coding sequence GTGTCGTCGACTGTTCACCCGGCATTCCTGTCGGCAGACGAGGGGCTGGAACCGGAGGGCGACACGGCCGGTCCGGGAGCAGAAGGCGAACCGGTCGCGATCGACCTGAACGTCGATGCCGCCCTGCTCCTGCAGGGGATGGTAGGCATCGACTCCTATCCGCTGGTGCTGGCCCTGGTGTCGAACGTGTACCGCATCGAGGACCAGGATCGGGTGAACGCTGTCGTCGCCGGGCAGCTCGCTGAGGCGGGCATTCTCGTCGGCGGCGGTGTTCACCCTACGGTGGAGCATTGGCTGCAGTGCCTGTACCGGCCGGATACGGAATTGGCCGTACGGGTGCTCGACACCGGCCTGGACGGTCAACCGGCCGGCATGCTGCGGATGTCGCTGGTGCGTTCCGGCGAGACCCACGTGCTGGCGGTGCGTAACGACGACCACGTCGTGATCCAGGAGGTCTTCCAGGAAGGAGAGCAGCTCGATACCCTGACCGCGGCTCTGACCGCCGCGCTGGGCCCCTGCCCGCCGGTGCGATTCGAGCCGATGCGCGCGAATTCGGAGCAGATCGCCGAGGTGCAGGCCGAACCAGTGGAGCAGCGTCGCCAGGCGCTGCTGGAGTTGGGCGCACAACCGCACACCGCCGGCGTGCTCGACCGGGTCTTCGACGAGGTGGCGCGGCGCGCCGAAGTCGTGATGATCGAGCACCACGACGGCAGGACGGCCGACCCGGCCAATGCCTTGACCGTGCTGGATACTTTGTCCGGTCGGGTGGTGGTGACCCCCAGCGTCGCCGTCGACGGGACGGTCTGGGCGACGTACTCTCCGGGCGACGACGCGGCGCTGCAGGCCGGGATCGCCGCCCTGGTGGAACTACTGCCGAACCGCAGCTGGTTCGCTACCAGCCGGACCGGGTGA
- a CDS encoding MinD/ParA family ATP-binding protein, translating to MNRAPNTNGHPAESVRARGGYDAYFSPQQSAVEAPVEQPAPAEDRSDAFRYTSGLPTQAASAPTVGAPGQSQPDRTPSAPPPPAAPPGATQSASAPSGPAQSASAPPPTAQPAADRPARSPQQPAAQHYSAQQHTMQQSETTAAQVRPQQPLRAAEPTPPSRSVTDEGRGLERIDRPHTDVAYPEVLPASLTSMDLLAEISATRRAQLRSTQGMRGALNKVGFNLGLSPAEQRTEERRARIRRQLTSTYQIAVVSVKGGVGRTTVTAALGSTFASLRPDRVVAVDANPDFGDLPTRTRPHPYGLTLRDLVRAQNLEAFSAVHSFTSINEADLSVLASPWSTEAVEALSGPEYGNAVAVLRRHYNLVMVDCGTGVLDSVTGAVLQTSDAVVVVTPPTVGGVKGAVATLNWFAAHGLQHLIANSVVAIVHPQAAKPMVEVAQIEKLFATAQRPTFQLPYDEHLAEGGEVDLRLLEKETALAFEELAAALGDGFPGQVATGRGGRL from the coding sequence ATGAACCGAGCACCGAATACGAACGGACATCCGGCCGAGTCCGTGCGGGCTCGGGGTGGCTACGACGCGTACTTTTCCCCGCAGCAGAGCGCCGTCGAGGCGCCGGTGGAACAGCCCGCACCCGCGGAGGACCGGTCGGATGCCTTCCGCTACACCTCCGGACTGCCCACCCAGGCCGCGTCGGCGCCGACGGTCGGTGCCCCGGGCCAGTCACAGCCCGATCGGACGCCGTCCGCGCCGCCACCCCCCGCCGCGCCGCCCGGGGCCACTCAGTCGGCGTCCGCGCCATCCGGGCCCGCCCAGTCGGCGTCCGCGCCGCCCCCGACCGCGCAGCCCGCGGCGGACCGGCCCGCTCGGTCGCCGCAACAGCCTGCGGCACAACACTATTCGGCGCAGCAGCACACCATGCAGCAGTCGGAGACGACGGCCGCGCAGGTCCGGCCCCAGCAGCCGCTCCGCGCCGCCGAGCCGACGCCGCCGAGCCGCTCGGTCACCGACGAAGGCCGCGGACTGGAGCGCATCGACCGCCCGCATACCGACGTGGCGTACCCCGAGGTGCTGCCCGCCTCCCTGACGTCGATGGACCTGCTGGCCGAGATCTCCGCCACCAGGCGCGCCCAGTTGCGCTCGACCCAGGGCATGCGCGGTGCGCTGAACAAGGTCGGCTTCAATCTGGGACTGTCCCCGGCGGAGCAGCGCACCGAGGAGCGCCGCGCGCGCATCCGGCGGCAGCTCACCTCGACCTATCAGATCGCGGTGGTGAGTGTGAAGGGCGGCGTCGGCCGCACCACCGTCACCGCGGCCCTCGGCTCGACGTTCGCGAGCCTGCGGCCCGACCGCGTGGTGGCGGTGGACGCCAATCCCGACTTCGGTGACCTGCCCACGCGCACCAGGCCACATCCCTACGGCCTGACGCTGCGGGATCTGGTCCGTGCGCAGAACCTCGAGGCGTTCTCCGCGGTGCACTCGTTCACCTCCATCAACGAGGCCGACCTGTCCGTGCTCGCCTCGCCGTGGTCCACCGAGGCCGTCGAGGCGCTGTCCGGGCCGGAGTACGGCAACGCGGTCGCGGTACTGCGCCGGCACTACAACCTGGTGATGGTCGACTGCGGCACCGGCGTGCTGGATTCGGTCACCGGCGCGGTACTGCAGACCAGCGACGCCGTCGTGGTCGTGACACCCCCGACGGTGGGCGGTGTGAAGGGCGCGGTCGCCACGCTGAACTGGTTCGCGGCGCACGGCCTGCAGCACCTGATCGCCAATTCGGTGGTGGCCATCGTGCACCCGCAGGCGGCGAAGCCGATGGTGGAGGTCGCGCAGATCGAGAAGCTCTTCGCGACCGCGCAGCGCCCGACGTTCCAGTTGCCCTACGACGAACACCTGGCCGAGGGCGGCGAGGTGGATCTGCGGTTGCTCGAGAAGGAGACGGCGCTGGCGTTCGAAGAGTTGGCGGCAGCGCTCGGTGACGGGTTCCCGGGGCAGGTCGCCACGGGTCGTGGAGGACGGTTGTGA